In the Flavisolibacter tropicus genome, one interval contains:
- a CDS encoding DUF6624 domain-containing protein — translation MRYTLLTALFCLSAFIMHAQSKLNITLKRELDSMLVLDQKYRNILSLDLEEKGDSLASVYSIKKEDLTDYLWKQQLLIDSLNTIRVIEIIKTHGYPGISLVGEPANEAVFYIIQHSKVIDTYLPFIKEAAEKKELRFSLYAMMLDRSLMFQGKEQLYGTQGTSFYVKNPQTGASERKWIIWPIKDVATVNKRRKDAGFEQTVEDNAKRLGIEYQALTLEEVNRMRGF, via the coding sequence ATGCGCTATACTTTACTAACTGCCCTTTTTTGTTTATCTGCATTTATCATGCATGCTCAATCCAAACTGAATATCACTTTAAAGCGAGAATTAGATAGCATGCTGGTACTCGACCAGAAATACCGCAATATTTTAAGTTTAGACCTAGAGGAAAAAGGCGATTCATTGGCATCAGTTTATAGTATTAAGAAGGAGGATTTAACTGATTACTTATGGAAGCAACAATTGTTAATCGATTCCTTAAATACAATACGTGTAATTGAAATAATAAAGACACATGGCTATCCGGGAATTTCGCTAGTAGGTGAGCCTGCAAACGAAGCTGTATTTTATATTATTCAGCACTCTAAAGTCATTGACACATACCTGCCTTTTATAAAGGAAGCTGCAGAGAAAAAGGAACTTCGTTTCTCGCTTTATGCTATGATGCTTGACCGGTCATTAATGTTCCAGGGAAAAGAACAGCTCTATGGAACACAAGGAACATCCTTTTATGTAAAGAATCCGCAAACTGGTGCAAGTGAAAGAAAATGGATCATATGGCCCATAAAAGATGTCGCAACTGTAAATAAAAGAAGAAAGGATGCTGGCTTTGAACAAACTGTTGAGGACAATGCTAAGCGGTTAGGCATTGAATACCAAGCGCTGACTTTGGAAGAGGTAAATAGAATGAGAGGGTTTTAA
- the greA gene encoding transcription elongation factor GreA, whose amino-acid sequence MSGIQYVTKETLEQMRAELQRMKTVERPAAARAIAEAREKGDLRENAEYDAAKEAQGILEAKIAQLDGQVATARIVDASTIDTSKVSILTKVKVTNLNTKKQVTYQIVSEAESDLKSGKISSTSPIGKGLLGKQVGDVAEVTVPAGVIKFKVEDITI is encoded by the coding sequence ATGAGTGGTATTCAATACGTTACCAAAGAAACATTGGAACAAATGAGAGCTGAGCTGCAACGTATGAAAACGGTAGAACGTCCTGCAGCAGCAAGAGCTATAGCTGAGGCACGTGAAAAAGGTGACTTGCGTGAAAACGCAGAGTATGATGCGGCTAAAGAGGCTCAGGGAATCTTGGAGGCAAAGATCGCTCAATTAGATGGCCAGGTTGCTACAGCCCGTATTGTAGATGCCTCTACGATTGACACCAGCAAGGTTTCGATCCTGACAAAAGTAAAAGTGACCAATCTGAATACGAAAAAGCAGGTTACTTACCAGATAGTGAGTGAAGCTGAATCTGACCTGAAATCAGGAAAGATCTCTTCTACTTCGCCCATTGGTAAAGGCTTGTTAGGCAAGCAAGTAGGCGATGTAGCCGAAGTAACTGTTCCTGCAGGTGTTATTAAGTTCAAGGTAGAGGATATCACTATTTAA
- a CDS encoding HIT family protein translates to MSIFSKIIAGEIPSYKIAENEQFFAFLDIFPLRKGHVLVIPKIEVDKLFDLPTDYLSQMLVFAQPIATAIEKAFKCNRCGISVVGIEVPHAHMHLLPINSANDLNFTQPKLKLSEAELKEVQEKILTQLNLSA, encoded by the coding sequence ATGAGCATTTTCTCAAAGATCATTGCCGGCGAAATACCCAGTTATAAGATTGCAGAGAATGAACAGTTCTTTGCCTTTCTGGATATTTTCCCGCTGCGAAAAGGACATGTATTGGTGATCCCTAAAATAGAAGTGGATAAGCTGTTTGACCTGCCGACCGACTACCTGTCGCAAATGCTGGTCTTTGCACAGCCTATTGCCACGGCTATTGAAAAAGCTTTTAAATGCAACCGTTGTGGTATTAGTGTGGTGGGTATAGAAGTGCCGCATGCACACATGCACCTGCTACCAATCAATTCGGCTAATGATTTGAACTTTACACAACCTAAGCTGAAACTTTCTGAAGCTGAATTAAAAGAAGTGCAGGAAAAGATATTGACCCAGCTTAACCTCAGCGCCTAA
- the ruvC gene encoding crossover junction endodeoxyribonuclease RuvC: MEKPHKIVLGIDPGSVIMGYSVIAIVKDKIKLLEINVLKLPTKKDNYERLHLIYDKVAELIKLYKPTEFAIEAPFFGKNVQSMLKLGRAQGVAMAAALSMNIPVAEYSPKRVKQAITGTGNADKEQVFKMLQHLVQLPEGLVSFDATDALAVAICHHFSDGLPTPKRTSRKKTVSSWEKFMQENPDRVG; the protein is encoded by the coding sequence TTGGAAAAACCGCATAAAATAGTCTTAGGTATCGACCCCGGAAGCGTAATCATGGGATATAGTGTGATAGCTATTGTTAAAGACAAGATCAAGCTATTAGAGATCAACGTTTTAAAACTGCCTACTAAAAAAGATAATTACGAACGCTTACACCTGATTTATGACAAGGTAGCAGAACTGATAAAGCTTTATAAACCTACTGAGTTTGCCATTGAAGCGCCGTTCTTTGGAAAGAACGTACAATCCATGCTCAAACTGGGGCGGGCACAGGGCGTAGCCATGGCCGCCGCATTAAGCATGAATATACCGGTAGCGGAATATTCGCCCAAGCGGGTAAAGCAAGCCATTACCGGAACTGGTAATGCCGATAAAGAGCAGGTGTTTAAAATGCTGCAGCACTTGGTACAGCTGCCAGAAGGCCTGGTATCTTTTGATGCTACGGATGCCTTGGCCGTAGCTATCTGCCATCATTTTTCTGATGGACTACCCACACCCAAAAGAACATCACGGAAGAAAACGGTCTCCAGCTGGGAAAAGTTTATGCAGGAAAACCCGGACAGAGTAGGATAG
- a CDS encoding T9SS type A sorting domain-containing protein, giving the protein MKTRLLFITSLFLSKLIFAQITTPIIKAGFGVDADLRANYFDGFLQAGNDDWFNNGTAGPGQFVIDTTGAAAMVARFATDAAFRKQPFFRTMRVPQYSIVNNRVWIDAVYIRDYNGQSNGDETAFVSSNKNGASPAVWTGGATSVLDKNDIAEMMVHVRREGPKGTDPLWFFGGVSLQGTTGSRYFDFELYQTDIFYTRSTGRFTNYGPDEGHTSWQFDAAGNILKTGDVIFSAEFSSSSLTLVEARIWVNKSALSIAPKTFDWSGSFDGASNGSQFGYASIKPKVAGTYYTGLQSGNGTWAGPFGFIDDAGNYTTTYKARQFMEFSVNLTYLGLDPLTLLGGSACGLPFRRILVKTRSSTSFTSELKDFIGPFDFFTAPPVDAQATVPYLCTPGQVSEIKVLNPLSASVYTWSTPDGRIVGTNTGPSITVDTIGTYIVSHQLLDGCSAFASDTVIVSNAPVGCTTLQNGYQLKGRIQNRKSYLNWKGTTGEGQTFWLQRSTDGTNFNTVQTDFPPNNTSGYNTEDDVSGIKAPSIYYRLMIREASGKVSYTNTVRLQNEWQSVGVVVFPNPATDKVQLLLPAVKHTEAFVKIFDRAGALVYMDKVMLGASSQVYAVKNPERWQSGLYLVQVQVGELSFTQKLILNNSGKTGE; this is encoded by the coding sequence ATGAAGACACGTCTACTTTTTATTACCTCCTTGTTTTTGTCCAAACTCATTTTTGCCCAGATCACCACACCCATCATTAAAGCGGGCTTCGGGGTAGATGCCGACCTGCGCGCCAACTATTTTGATGGGTTTTTACAAGCGGGCAATGACGACTGGTTTAATAATGGTACAGCGGGACCAGGCCAGTTTGTAATTGATACCACGGGTGCAGCTGCCATGGTTGCTCGCTTTGCTACTGATGCAGCATTTCGCAAGCAACCGTTCTTCCGTACCATGCGGGTACCACAATATTCTATTGTGAACAATAGAGTGTGGATCGATGCTGTTTACATACGCGATTATAATGGGCAATCTAACGGTGATGAAACCGCTTTTGTATCCAGTAATAAAAACGGTGCGAGTCCCGCTGTTTGGACGGGTGGTGCTACATCTGTATTAGATAAGAATGATATTGCCGAAATGATGGTACACGTACGCCGTGAAGGTCCAAAGGGCACCGATCCTCTTTGGTTTTTTGGGGGCGTATCGCTACAAGGCACTACGGGTAGCCGTTATTTTGATTTTGAGCTCTACCAAACTGATATTTTTTATACACGCTCTACCGGGCGTTTTACTAATTATGGTCCTGATGAAGGACATACTTCCTGGCAGTTTGATGCGGCAGGAAATATTTTAAAAACAGGCGATGTTATTTTCTCTGCGGAGTTCAGCAGTTCTTCGTTAACCTTGGTAGAAGCGCGAATATGGGTAAACAAAAGCGCCTTAAGTATCGCGCCAAAAACATTTGACTGGTCTGGCAGTTTTGATGGTGCATCTAACGGCTCTCAATTTGGCTATGCCAGTATTAAACCTAAAGTGGCTGGTACGTATTATACTGGCTTGCAAAGCGGTAATGGTACATGGGCAGGTCCATTTGGCTTTATTGATGATGCCGGTAATTACACTACTACCTATAAGGCCCGCCAGTTTATGGAGTTTTCCGTAAACCTTACTTATTTAGGTTTAGACCCGTTAACCCTTTTAGGTGGAAGCGCGTGTGGTTTACCGTTTCGTAGAATACTGGTAAAAACAAGGAGTTCTACTTCGTTTACGTCCGAGTTGAAAGACTTTATCGGGCCGTTTGATTTTTTTACAGCACCGCCGGTAGATGCCCAAGCTACAGTTCCCTATCTCTGCACACCAGGGCAGGTCAGTGAAATTAAAGTATTGAATCCTTTATCGGCTTCTGTATATACCTGGTCTACCCCCGATGGCCGCATTGTTGGTACTAACACTGGGCCCTCTATAACGGTAGATACCATTGGTACCTATATTGTGAGCCATCAATTGTTAGATGGCTGTAGCGCCTTTGCCAGCGATACAGTTATTGTAAGCAATGCACCAGTGGGTTGTACTACCTTACAGAATGGGTATCAATTGAAAGGGCGCATTCAGAATCGCAAATCCTATTTAAACTGGAAAGGCACTACCGGTGAAGGACAAACTTTTTGGCTGCAGCGCAGCACTGATGGAACCAACTTCAATACGGTGCAAACTGATTTTCCCCCTAACAATACAAGTGGATACAATACGGAAGATGATGTAAGCGGAATCAAAGCGCCTTCGATTTATTACCGGTTAATGATACGGGAAGCCTCGGGAAAAGTAAGCTATACGAATACGGTGCGTTTGCAAAACGAATGGCAGTCAGTAGGCGTGGTTGTATTTCCCAATCCGGCTACTGATAAAGTGCAGTTGTTGCTGCCGGCTGTAAAGCATACAGAAGCTTTTGTTAAGATATTTGATAGGGCCGGTGCTCTGGTATATATGGATAAAGTGATGTTGGGTGCATCTTCACAAGTATATGCTGTTAAAAATCCCGAACGCTGGCAGTCCGGACTTTACCTGGTGCAAGTGCAGGTAGGGGAGCTCAGCTTTACGCAGAAATTGATTCTGAATAATTCAGGTAAAACAGGCGAATAA
- a CDS encoding nuclear transport factor 2 family protein has translation METSTAVATSPSLKLVQQAYTDFANGNIAGIIDACADDVAFGTYSNPYVHPSGYFYGKEGAIEFFKQVEANYNITLFEPQEFITQGDRVMVLGRQTATVKQTGKTIDHKWCMSFTVLNGKIKDFFEFGDSYLIAQAFQ, from the coding sequence ATGGAAACCTCAACCGCTGTTGCTACTTCTCCTTCATTAAAACTTGTTCAGCAGGCTTACACCGATTTTGCTAATGGAAACATTGCCGGCATCATTGATGCTTGTGCTGATGATGTGGCCTTTGGAACATACAGTAATCCGTATGTTCATCCTTCCGGGTATTTCTATGGAAAGGAAGGTGCGATAGAGTTCTTTAAGCAAGTGGAGGCGAACTACAATATCACCCTCTTTGAGCCACAGGAGTTTATTACTCAAGGCGATCGAGTGATGGTGCTAGGCCGCCAGACGGCAACCGTTAAACAAACCGGCAAGACCATTGATCACAAATGGTGTATGAGCTTTACTGTGCTCAATGGAAAGATCAAAGATTTTTTTGAGTTTGGTGACTCTTACCTGATCGCACAGGCTTTCCAGTAA
- a CDS encoding lysylphosphatidylglycerol synthase domain-containing protein, which yields MRLNKNIKFLINYFLGPLLFAWLCFSIYQQVSGQSQVAATWLHLKEALINGKGGNLALAMSLMVANWGLETVKWQMAIAPVHQLRFWQAFKAVLSGVAFSITTPNRTGEYVGRMLYMPEGKRLKVIAVTLISSCSQLLITFLLGTIGLIVLKSALLKAWPALDVWYPYIVTGLVCGTSILTLLYCKVSQLERWAEQWLKRNKYLYLVEALRNYSMQRLAAILLLSFTRFCVFVVQYILLFHLFEVHIPAVTLFWIMSLIFLGLAIVPSITLVEIGVRGEISLLLAGLYSSNNLGILLTSVSIWLINLIIPALAGSVLILGIRIFKKRKERQQAYKGKQAEVL from the coding sequence ATGCGGCTGAACAAAAATATTAAATTCCTGATCAATTACTTTTTGGGCCCGTTGCTATTTGCCTGGTTGTGTTTCTCTATTTACCAGCAGGTGAGCGGCCAGTCGCAGGTAGCGGCCACCTGGCTGCATTTGAAAGAAGCCCTGATCAATGGCAAAGGAGGTAACCTGGCACTGGCAATGTCATTAATGGTGGCCAATTGGGGACTGGAAACCGTTAAGTGGCAGATGGCTATAGCACCGGTACACCAGTTGCGCTTTTGGCAGGCCTTTAAAGCCGTTCTTTCTGGTGTAGCTTTTTCCATTACTACTCCTAACCGTACAGGCGAATATGTGGGACGTATGCTGTATATGCCAGAGGGCAAGCGGTTAAAAGTTATTGCTGTTACCTTGATCAGCAGTTGCAGCCAGTTGCTGATCACTTTTTTGTTGGGCACTATTGGATTGATCGTGCTAAAATCAGCATTGCTGAAAGCATGGCCTGCATTGGACGTTTGGTATCCTTACATTGTAACAGGCCTAGTCTGCGGTACTAGTATTTTAACACTGCTTTATTGTAAAGTTTCGCAACTGGAGCGGTGGGCCGAGCAATGGCTGAAACGTAATAAGTATCTTTATTTGGTAGAGGCGTTGCGCAATTATAGCATGCAACGTTTGGCTGCCATCTTGCTTCTTTCTTTTACCCGGTTTTGTGTGTTTGTGGTGCAGTATATTTTACTTTTTCATTTATTTGAAGTCCATATACCTGCAGTGACACTTTTTTGGATCATGAGCCTTATATTTTTAGGATTAGCCATTGTTCCAAGCATCACTTTAGTTGAAATCGGTGTCAGAGGAGAGATAAGCTTGTTGTTAGCAGGCTTGTATTCAAGCAATAACCTGGGTATATTACTGACGTCTGTGTCCATTTGGCTGATCAATCTGATCATCCCTGCGCTAGCTGGTAGTGTGTTGATATTGGGCATACGGATATTCAAAAAACGAAAAGAACGACAACAGGCGTATAAAGGAAAGCAGGCGGAAGTTTTATAA
- a CDS encoding DUF3108 domain-containing protein: MKRFKSVLLLFGLSILVGLRAETPVQETPVETYDTFCSIRNNSFLPGEELKFTVYYSLFGIYVNAGHATAVTSLEHVNNKPVYHVVGTGGSNSSYSWVGKVNNRYESYIDTMTFQPVKFVRNVHENNHKKYENVTFNRVANTAISNDGVFKVPACVQDVVSSIYFARNINFDKYKPGDKISFSMFIDNEVYNMYIRFMGREEIKTKYGRFRTIKIKPLLVKGDVFDGGEKMNLWVTDDANRIPVRAESPLTVGSIKVDMMGYKNLRYPLTSLMKVR; the protein is encoded by the coding sequence ATGAAGCGATTTAAATCTGTACTGTTACTATTCGGACTGTCTATACTTGTGGGATTAAGAGCTGAAACGCCGGTACAGGAAACACCTGTCGAAACGTACGATACATTTTGCAGTATACGCAACAATTCTTTTTTGCCTGGCGAGGAACTGAAGTTTACCGTTTACTATTCTCTATTTGGTATTTATGTAAATGCGGGTCATGCTACCGCCGTTACTTCATTGGAGCATGTCAACAATAAACCCGTGTATCACGTGGTAGGAACGGGCGGATCTAACTCATCGTACAGTTGGGTAGGGAAGGTCAATAACCGCTACGAATCTTACATCGATACCATGACCTTTCAGCCGGTAAAGTTTGTTCGCAACGTGCACGAGAACAACCACAAGAAGTACGAAAATGTAACGTTTAACCGGGTGGCTAATACGGCCATCAGTAACGACGGCGTGTTTAAGGTGCCCGCCTGTGTACAGGACGTGGTAAGCTCTATTTACTTTGCGCGCAACATCAATTTTGATAAGTATAAACCTGGCGACAAGATCTCTTTCAGCATGTTCATCGATAACGAGGTGTACAACATGTATATCCGTTTCATGGGCAGAGAGGAGATCAAAACCAAGTACGGTAGATTCCGCACTATCAAGATTAAACCATTACTTGTGAAGGGTGATGTATTTGATGGCGGTGAGAAGATGAACCTGTGGGTAACGGACGACGCTAACCGAATTCCGGTGCGCGCCGAATCTCCATTAACCGTAGGTAGTATTAAAGTAGACATGATGGGCTACAAGAACCTGCGCTACCCGCTGACATCGCTGATGAAGGTGCGTTGA
- a CDS encoding SRPBCC family protein produces MTTNNTIRVETQMMIRKPVDQVFQAFIDPAITTNFWFTKSSGLLEAGKTITWEWEMYGVSINVVVKEIIPNQKIATEWGDPAVAVDYEFTALDAHRTYVVIKSYGFTQTGTDLIEVIKDNTGGFTTVLDGLKAYLEYNMRLNLIADKFPKEVMAHGNQ; encoded by the coding sequence ATGACAACCAATAATACCATCCGTGTAGAAACACAAATGATGATCCGCAAGCCGGTAGATCAGGTGTTCCAGGCATTTATTGATCCAGCTATTACCACCAACTTTTGGTTTACCAAATCCAGCGGGTTATTAGAAGCCGGTAAGACCATAACCTGGGAGTGGGAGATGTATGGTGTATCTATCAACGTGGTGGTAAAAGAAATTATTCCCAATCAGAAGATTGCCACCGAGTGGGGTGATCCGGCAGTAGCCGTAGATTATGAGTTTACCGCATTGGATGCCCATAGAACCTATGTAGTGATCAAGAGTTATGGATTTACGCAAACCGGTACTGATCTGATAGAAGTGATCAAAGACAATACTGGTGGTTTCACAACCGTATTAGATGGTTTAAAAGCCTATTTAGAATACAACATGCGCTTGAATCTAATAGCTGATAAGTTTCCCAAAGAAGTAATGGCGCACGGTAACCAATAA